The following is a genomic window from Takifugu rubripes chromosome 13, fTakRub1.2, whole genome shotgun sequence.
TGGACTTGCGCCGCACCTTACGGCCCTCCTCGTTCAGCTCCAGGATCTGCGAGTGCCTCAGGGCGAACGCCGTCGTTCTCCAGTCACGCGTcaagtgtttcacctgtggaagAGACCAGACTGGTGACACGGGGGCGCcaggtccagcaggctggcaTCGTCCTGAGCTGGTggaacctggggggggggggggggggggctggggaaGCGTTACCTTTTTGAATGACGTGAGCAGCTTGACGCTGACAAAGCCAAGTTTGTTACGCCTCACGTGTTTGAGCAGAAAGGCGTCGTGCTCCAGGTTCTCGTCAGACAGGTAGTACTCAATCTGAGCCACCAGCTTCTGGATGAGCTCTGGGTCTGGAGGCTTCCAGCTCTCGTCCTCCAGCTCGCCGCCGCTGGTCCCGGCGCCGCTGTGGCAGAGGACAGCAGGCATCAGTCCAAACGCTTCACAACGCCAACATTTGGGCGACAGCTGTTCACTTTATCAAAAACCGGGTcatcaaaagcagcatttctctAACCGTCTCCAACCGGGGTCACCACGGAGCCACGACCACGACACCAGCCCAGGCTGGCCCTGCTAGAACACGGCTGCTACCAAAAACCAACTCTCCAGGTCCAGCAGAAGGtctggttcaggttcaggttcaggtctcatcctcctcacctcgGAGCTGCACGGGCCACCAGAACACCAGAGCCTgaagcctccacctcctcaccccGCACAGGTGTCGGTCTTTCAGGCCCTGCACCGCCTTTTGTTCCGTCTCCTTCACTCACCGACTCGTTTTACGCGCGGCGCCCGAGTCAAGATCCGATAGGCCCGAGGATAAAAATAGGCTGTGACGCAGGGGAACCAGATTACAGTCAAGGTGCCATCGTCGAGCTTCCCTCAGGTGTCTGCTGCCAACAGGTGGGTTCGACACCTGGCAGGATTCGGTGAAACAAGCCAACACCGTGGGCTGGCACGCGGCACCTGCTGTGGAATCCGACCCACAGCCAGCCTCCACAGAACATGGATCCAAACACGCGCTACTCACTCAGCAAACCAAATGGGTCCGGCTTCGGACCCGGAATAACCCCCGCTAATGAATTCACCCAAACCTGGATTTGTCGTGTCCCCGGAGCTCGTCCTCGCTGCAACTGCCGCCCCCGAGGAAATCCAGGTTATTGGCCGACGCGTCCTCCGGGTCCTCGTCCTCCGCCGCCTGGATGGCCACGGTGATCGTAACCTTCCCCATCTCCTGCGTGTGCTGCTCCACGGCCACGACCTCGTCGCTGCCCTGCTCCGGTGCCGCGGCTGGGTCCGGACTGGGGACCCCCGCGGAGTCACTCATGTTCCCCGCGGACGCCTCTCCTgcctcggcggcggcggcggcgcctccCTGGACGCGGCTAATCTGGCTCAGCTCGCAGCGACACGCAGGGCACGGGCTGCGGGACGCTGCTCGACGGCTCTTCGGGCACCAGTGATGGCGTAGAAGGACCCAAAGGGCTCCGAAGACGCGCTCCACGGCTCGCCAGAAAGCACCGATCCAAGTCCCACCCGAGGCAGGGCCGTGAGGGGGAGCGGGGCTGGGAGCGGGGCTGGGAGCGGGGCAGCCTGGACCTGGCGAGAGCGGCGGACGCGAGCCTCGCTGGGCTTCTGGCGGCGCTGCTACTTCCTCATATGTAAGAGGCTTTGTGCGTGTGAACGGAGCTCTGGGATTGGTCTCCGCGCACTCGTTCCCAACCCTCCAGCAGACGCTGACACAGAGCCAGGAGGACGGCAGCAGGAAGGAGGCGCAGCGCAGGAAGGCGTTCACCAGGGCGTGCATGTTTGGCCACGCATCCTCTCTTCATAGCCACGGAATcgcttgtttttctgtctctgacGACACGAGGCGTCCTCGACATTGGCCCTAAGTAGCTGACCCACTCCACGTGCGTCGGTCTAATTGGAAAATTGctcccgtgcccccccccccccccccccccccccacaggcgcGCGCTCACGCCACTAATTGGATCAGTCGCTTTGGGCACCGGGGGGGTTGTGCTGGTGCTCACAGGCAGTTTACCAGATGACCCCCCGGCCCTGAACCTCCAGCAGCGGGTCTTGTAAGGGCTCCTATTTTTGAACATTCATGATTTCATCATCACGGGACGGGTCGGTTCCGACCGTCTCTGCTGACCCCTGGACCAATGAGACGCCGATATGTTGGAGCGCTGTTGCCACGTGACTGCGGCTCTCTGGACCAATAGAAAGAGCGGTCAGTGTTGCTAAGATACGCCTGCGACGCTGCTTTCAGAGACGAGGCTGACGCACGAATCGACCCGACTCGACCCGGTTCGAACGGTGCCTGTAAGAGGCGGCGGCCGTGGCCAGCTCGCGTCTGCGGGCCTCCAGACCAGGACCCGCCGTCATCGTGGCCGTCGCGCACGTCAAACACGGCTGGACAGGGTTCttacagcgcccc
Proteins encoded in this region:
- the larp6a gene encoding la-related protein 6a, which gives rise to MHALVNAFLRCASFLLPSSWLCVSVCWRVGNECAETNPRAPFTRTKPLTYEEVAAPPEAQRGSRPPLSPGPGCPAPSPAPSPAPPHGPASGGTWIGAFWRAVERVFGALWVLLRHHWCPKSRRAASRSPCPACRCELSQISRVQGGAAAAAEAGEASAGNMSDSAGVPSPDPAAAPEQGSDEVVAVEQHTQEMGKVTITVAIQAAEDEDPEDASANNLDFLGGGSCSEDELRGHDKSSGAGTSGGELEDESWKPPDPELIQKLVAQIEYYLSDENLEHDAFLLKHVRRNKLGFVSVKLLTSFKKVKHLTRDWRTTAFALRHSQILELNEEGRKVRRKSTVPVFASESLPSRMLLLSDLQKWPELAALTKDPGGGEGGPPQQEQLMKLLLKAFGTYGAISSVRVLKPGKDLPADLKRLSGRYAQLGTEECAIVEFEEVEAAVTANEAVGGEQGGISVLGLKVVLIGTKPPKKKVPKERPREEGGMRKSRSLNSRVRELQYCGEDSACSSSDTESTPTSPRLARKSQSCNKLSPTAAGAAFPNNHLSPGMSPRNSPWSSPRASPGPQRKSPHPHISPLASEGRLSPEPGRRWADYSSDSSLTPCGSPWVQRRKQVASQESSPVGSPMLGRKIQNADGLPLGVMRLPRGPDGTRGFHCAAAAGERGKTAATQT